The genomic stretch GTCCCCAAGAAGTCGCTCACGGGGGACAACACCGAGCGGGTGGACACGCGCGTGCTGCAGGTCATCTATCGCTTTCCGCGTCCGTCGTTCCCGGTCTATGCGGGGCAGCAACTCGACGTGTTCATCCAGCGCGACCCGCCGGCCGATGCCCGTCGGCCGGCGCAGGCCGAGCCGGCCAAGACGCCATGACCGCTGCGCGGCTTCACAGAGGAAGAGGACTGCATCGTGCCGCACTGGCCTGGCTGGCCCTGGCCGGCTGCGTCCAGGGGCCGGACTACCAGAAGCCCGCCGTCGAGGTGCCCCAGGCCTGGGACGCGATGGGCGCGGGGCTGGCCCAGCCGGGCGTGCCGGTTTCCGCCGACAAGGTGCCGGAGGCCCGCTGGTGGCTGGAATTCCAGGACGAGGAGCTCAACGGTCTCATCGAGCGGGCCCTGATTGCCAACCACGACGTGCGACGGGCCGCCTCGCGCGTCATGGAGGGACGGGCCACGATGGTCGCGGCCGGCGCCGGCCTCTACCCGCAGGTCAACGTGCAGGGCGCCTATTCGCGCATCGAGATTTCCCGGAACACGCTGGCCGGGCTCGGCCTGGCCTCGGGCGGCGGCGCCTCGCCGCAGACCTTCGCCACGCCGGGCAAGGGCTTCGACCTCTATAACGCGCCCGCCGACCTGCGCTGGGAGTTGGACCTCTGGGGCCGCATCCGCCGCGGGATGGAAGCGGCTTCGGCCGAGGCCGATGCGCTGGAGCAGGACCGCCGCGCCGTCGTCCTGTCCCTGATCAGCGACCTGGGCCAGGCCTACTTCCGCCTCCGCGAGCTGGACGAGCAGATCACGATCGCCGAGAAGAACCTGGCCCTGCGGAAAGACTCGTTGGGCATCATCCAGACCCGCGCCTCCGTCGGCCTCGCGTCCGAGCTGGACGTGAAGCGGGCCGAGGTGCTGGTGGCCGAGAGCGCCGCGCAGATTCCGGAATTCAGGCGGCTGCGCGAGGTCGAGCTCCACCACATCGAGGTCCTGTGCGGCGCGCGGCCGGGCACGCTTGCCTTGCTTCCCAAGCCGCTCCGCCACGTGGTCGTGCAGCCGGAGATTCCGGTCGGGCTCCCGTCTCAATTGCTCGAGCGGCGGCCCGACATCCTGCAGGCGGAGCAGACCCTCGTCGCGGCCAACGCGCGCATCGGAGAGGCCCGCGCCTATTTCTTCCCGCGCCTCTCGATCACGGGGCAGGGCGGGGTCCAGAGCGTGGACTTCCGCAACTGGTTCTCCTCCAACAGCCAGACCTACAGCATCGGGCCGTCCGTCACGCTTCCGATCTTCCTGGGCGGGACCAACGTGGCCCGCCTGGATGCGGCCGAGGCACGCTATGCGCAGATGCTGGAAGCCTATCAGCAGACCATCCTGAACGCGTTCCGAGAGGTCGCCGACCTGCTGGTCTCGATCCGGAACCGGACCGACCAGCGGGAGCAGCAGCGCCTACAAGTCCAGGCGGCGCAGACCGCACTGGAGCTGGCGCAAGTCCGGTATAAGGAGGGGCTCGTGACCTACCTGGACGTGCTGGAAGCGGAGCGGACGATGCTGAACGCCGAGCTCCAACTCGTGCAGACCGAGCGGGCCAGGCTGGCCGACATGGTGGGCCTCTTCAAAGCCCTGGGCGGCGGATGGGAGCTCGAACAGCCGGTCGTGTCTTCGGTGACACAGCCTGGGTGATTGGATTTCCCCCTCATTTCACGGGGCTGCCCAGGACGCACCAGACGCGTCGCGTGCCGGACTTCTGGTCGGTGACCGCCTCGCCCGAGAAGAAGCTCACCTGCCAGGCCACGATGTCGTCGGTGGGCGACGGGGTGGCGGTCCAGTAAATGGCGGACTTGATGTTCGAGAAGGGATGGTTCTTGGGCAGGGCGGGATCCTTCTGCTCCGGATCAATGAGGCTCTTGAGCTCGTCCACCGTCGGCGCCCGCCAGCCGGTCTTGCCGCCGACCGTCTTCGCCGCGCACCGTTCCACCGAGCGGCTCCAGACGTCGTGCTCCAGATCCGGGGCCCGCTCCCAGATCAGGCCGGTCTGAGCGTCCTTCACCCCCGCCCCGTCCAGCACGAGCGCGAACCGCTCGGCCGCTGAGACCACGGCCTGAAGGCAGCACACCGCCAGGATACTCAGACTGACGAAGCACGCCCTAGTTGACATCTCCATTGTCCTCCAGCGCCTTCCGCACCGTCATTGGCCCCTTCATCAGCCAGACCATAGACCATGTTTCCGCATCGAATTTGAACCTTCGACGCCCGCAGTATAAGTCTCCATACCCTGCTCGGCAAGAACGCTTAGGCAGCCGGTTCTTCCGATATCGTTTTCCGGGCTACACGCCGGACGAGTACGCGCGCAAACGCGAGGAGCTCGGGATCGCGCGGACGGCCTGCGAAGAAGGGATCGCCCTGGTGGGAGAGCCCGCTGGATCGTAAGCTTGAGGATCGTCAAGGCACACACAGGAGCCGCTTCACCAATCCGTCGAGCAGCGGCACATAATTGGGGAGCCGGTGAAAGACCGACTTGGCCACTTGCTCGTCATAGGTGTGGGCCGTCCGGTTGCGATCCTCCAACATGGCGAGCCACCCCTGCTCGTCCGTAATCCAGCCGCTTTTGAAGGCCAGCTTCAAGCAGCCTTTCGGTGATTGACAATCAAGCCCCTCTTCCCGCGCCCGCTCCTGTACGGCCTTCCAGGCCAGTTCAAAACAAAACTCGAAGCGCTGGATCGCGGCGTCGCGACTGATGTCCGTCTCTGGAACCTCCAGCGCATCGCGGAGCCGGGCGACCGACGTCCGCAAGCTCTCCAGTCGGACCGTCACAATCTGACCCCGTGCCGCAGGACCTCTTCCTTGAGCCGCGCCCCGACCGCGCTCAGGTCCACCAAGTCCACCTCGTAGAGCGTCGGCAATTCCTCCACCGCTTCGCGCAGGACCGCCAGTTGATCGGGTGGGATCAGGCGACCGGTCGAAACCGCAATGTCGAGGTCAGAGTGGGGCTGCGCTCGGCCTCCCGGCCATGAGCCGAACCACAGCACGGCCGCCTCGTGACCCAGGATTTTTCTCGCAAGTCGGGCGACTTCCTGCGCCACCTCGGTCGCCCGGCTCGCGACTTCGAGTTGCACGGTGCGGGACAGCTCAACCATCGGCTCCTCTTTCGTCAGCGCGCGGCATCAGTCTACTCCTAGCCGCGCGCCAGTCAAGAGATTCCCTAATGGACCGAAAACGGGATCGGTGCGAACGTCAGGACGAAGATCGCCAGCGCGAACCAGCCGACCCAGACGCGGGTCCGGCCCAGCGCGGCGTGCGGATCTATGACCGGCGGGTGGGTCAACCCCAGCATCCCCGCCATGCCGGCCCAGAGGAACCAGCCGGGCCAGCCGATGAAGCCGAGCACCAGCAGCACCGGCACGATCGCGAGCGCCATCGTCCGCTGCCGCTCCCCCCAGAGGGCGTAGGCCACGTGACCGCCGTCCAGTTGCCCGATCGGAATCAGGTTCAGCGACGTCACGAAGAGCCCGAACCAGGCGGCGAAGCCGACCGGGTGGAGGACCACGTCGTAGCCCTCCGGCACGGAGCCGAGCACCAGCCAGGAGACGAGCTGCAGCAGCAACGGCTCGCCGAGGTGGATCCCGAAGGCCCGCTCGTTCTCCACGATCGTGGAGAGCTCGAGCCCGACGACCAGCGCCGCGACCGCCACGACGAACCCGGCGATCGGTCCGGCCACGCCGATGTCGAACAGCGCCTTCCGGTTCAGGATCGGGCTGCGCATGCGGATGATCGCGCCGAAGGTGCCGATGAAATGCGGCGGGCCGGGGATGAACAGGGGCAGGGAGGCCGGCACCCGGTGGATGCGCGACAAGATGTAGTGCCCCAACTCGTGCGTGACCAGGATCGCGAGCAGCGTGCCCGCGAACGGAATCCCCTTGAGCAGGGCCGACGGGTCTTCCAGCAGGAACTGCCAGGCCCCCTGCATCGGCGCGGTTCTCGTCGCGTAGGCCCCGGCCCAGAGGGTGGTGAAGACAGTGGCCAGGAACAGGCAGAGCGGCAGGGTCCGGTCGGAGAAGCGCCGGCGCGGCCTTTCGGGCTCGACCGGCATCGCAGGCGGCGCCTGGTCCAGATCCAGAATCTCAATCCGGCGGATGTCCCGATCCTCGTCCATGTCGCGTTCCCATTCTCGGCTGTTCGCCATCCTTGCCCCGTTACGAGTGACCAATGACGAGTGGCCGACGACGCTCCTCTTTCACGCCTCAGCGGCAAACGGATTGTGGGCCGCTTCCTCCCGCACCGTGGTCGCCGGCCCGTGGCCCGGCAGGAGGACCGTCTGCTCCGGCAGCGTCAGCACCCGCCGCCGCACCGACTCCAGGTGGGCCGGATAGAGTGAGAAGGGGTTGGCGCGGCCGATGGAGCCGGCGAACAGGGTGTCCCCCACCAAGCAGAGGGCCCGAGCGCCGTTCTCCACGCGATAGCAGATGCCGCCGGGCGTGTGGCCGGGCGTGGTCATGCACCGCACCGTCAGCCGTCCCACGGGGATGGCCCGCCCGTCTTCGGCCGTCACGACCAGGTCACGCGGCGGACGCCAGGAGAGCAGGCTCAGGTCCGCCTGCCCAATATACACCGGCACTCGACGGTGCTGCAGAATCACGTCCAGCCCCTCGGCATGGTCGGCATGGCCGTGCGTCAAGCAGACGGCCTTGAGCGCGAGTTCGTTCCGGTCCAGGACCTCCAGCATCGCCTCCGCGTTGTAGGCCGTGTCCACGAAGACCGCTTCGCCCCCGTCGTGCAGGACGTAGCCCTTGACCGCGTAGCCGCCGACCGAGCCGTGGACGGTCGTGACCTCGCCCGTTGCCTCCGGAACCGGCGCGGGCGTCCAGCCCTCGACGATCTTCGCCAGCGACTCGCTCCGAAGCCCGAGCGCCGAGGCGAGGGCCTGGACTTCGCTCCTGGTCGGCAGCCGTCCGCCCCGCTCCAGCACCGTCAGGTCGCCGGCCTGGAGGCCGGTCCTCTGGGCCAGGTCGCCCACCGACAGACCTTGCCCCGTCCGGGCCTTCTTCACGATGTCGCAGAAGTCGTCCTCGAGTGGCATGGGTCCAAGAGCCGATGGCTGATGGCCTATAGCTTATGGCCCGTCCCAACTGAAAGAAACACTCCGACCATATGCCATGAGCTATACGCTATAAGCTCTTCAAGCTTTCCTTCCAGGCGCTCACCATCCCCGGATCCACGTCACGAGCAGGACGGAGCGGAGGTTCCTGGCCTTGAAGGCCTTGATCTCTTTCAGCATCAGCGAGGCCGCCTCCTCGTGCGCCACGCCGCCGACGCCCGTGCCCATCCCCGGAATCGCCACGGTGGCCAGCCCCCGCTCGTCGGCCAGCTTCAAGGCCGCCCTCGTGGCCTTGGCCACGTTCTCCGCCGGAATCCGCACGGCCGGCTCCGGCATCGTCGGCGCATGGATGATGCCCTGGAACTTCGTCTTCCCGCCCGTCGTCAGCACCGCGCTTCCGACCGGGATCGGGGCGAGCCGCCGCGCTTCCGCCTCCACCTCCGGCCCGGCCGCCCGCTTGATCACGCCCGCCACGCCGCCCCCCATGATCCCGCGGCTGTTGGCCGCGTTCACGACCGCCTGCGCGTCGGCCTCCAGAATGCTGCCGTGAACGACGACGATGTGGAGGAGGTCGGTGCCCATCTGGTCAGCCCTAAGCCGCCTGCCAGTGAATCACAGTACCTTGTCCGGATCGGTCAATCAAGAGACGACAAAGCAGACACTGCGACCTCGCGAAGAACGCTTCCTTGACACCCGTCATGATATGGTG from Nitrospirota bacterium encodes the following:
- a CDS encoding efflux transporter outer membrane subunit, whose amino-acid sequence is MTAARLHRGRGLHRAALAWLALAGCVQGPDYQKPAVEVPQAWDAMGAGLAQPGVPVSADKVPEARWWLEFQDEELNGLIERALIANHDVRRAASRVMEGRATMVAAGAGLYPQVNVQGAYSRIEISRNTLAGLGLASGGGASPQTFATPGKGFDLYNAPADLRWELDLWGRIRRGMEAASAEADALEQDRRAVVLSLISDLGQAYFRLRELDEQITIAEKNLALRKDSLGIIQTRASVGLASELDVKRAEVLVAESAAQIPEFRRLREVELHHIEVLCGARPGTLALLPKPLRHVVVQPEIPVGLPSQLLERRPDILQAEQTLVAANARIGEARAYFFPRLSITGQGGVQSVDFRNWFSSNSQTYSIGPSVTLPIFLGGTNVARLDAAEARYAQMLEAYQQTILNAFREVADLLVSIRNRTDQREQQRLQVQAAQTALELAQVRYKEGLVTYLDVLEAERTMLNAELQLVQTERARLADMVGLFKALGGGWELEQPVVSSVTQPG
- a CDS encoding DUF1566 domain-containing protein, whose amino-acid sequence is MSTRACFVSLSILAVCCLQAVVSAAERFALVLDGAGVKDAQTGLIWERAPDLEHDVWSRSVERCAAKTVGGKTGWRAPTVDELKSLIDPEQKDPALPKNHPFSNIKSAIYWTATPSPTDDIVAWQVSFFSGEAVTDQKSGTRRVWCVLGSPVK
- a CDS encoding HI0074 family nucleotidyltransferase substrate-binding subunit, with translation MTVRLESLRTSVARLRDALEVPETDISRDAAIQRFEFCFELAWKAVQERAREEGLDCQSPKGCLKLAFKSGWITDEQGWLAMLEDRNRTAHTYDEQVAKSVFHRLPNYVPLLDGLVKRLLCVP
- a CDS encoding nucleotidyltransferase domain-containing protein — protein: MVELSRTVQLEVASRATEVAQEVARLARKILGHEAAVLWFGSWPGGRAQPHSDLDIAVSTGRLIPPDQLAVLREAVEELPTLYEVDLVDLSAVGARLKEEVLRHGVRL
- a CDS encoding site-2 protease family protein, whose protein sequence is MANSREWERDMDEDRDIRRIEILDLDQAPPAMPVEPERPRRRFSDRTLPLCLFLATVFTTLWAGAYATRTAPMQGAWQFLLEDPSALLKGIPFAGTLLAILVTHELGHYILSRIHRVPASLPLFIPGPPHFIGTFGAIIRMRSPILNRKALFDIGVAGPIAGFVVAVAALVVGLELSTIVENERAFGIHLGEPLLLQLVSWLVLGSVPEGYDVVLHPVGFAAWFGLFVTSLNLIPIGQLDGGHVAYALWGERQRTMALAIVPVLLVLGFIGWPGWFLWAGMAGMLGLTHPPVIDPHAALGRTRVWVGWFALAIFVLTFAPIPFSVH
- a CDS encoding MBL fold metallo-hydrolase; the protein is MPLEDDFCDIVKKARTGQGLSVGDLAQRTGLQAGDLTVLERGGRLPTRSEVQALASALGLRSESLAKIVEGWTPAPVPEATGEVTTVHGSVGGYAVKGYVLHDGGEAVFVDTAYNAEAMLEVLDRNELALKAVCLTHGHADHAEGLDVILQHRRVPVYIGQADLSLLSWRPPRDLVVTAEDGRAIPVGRLTVRCMTTPGHTPGGICYRVENGARALCLVGDTLFAGSIGRANPFSLYPAHLESVRRRVLTLPEQTVLLPGHGPATTVREEAAHNPFAAEA
- a CDS encoding macro domain-containing protein, producing MGTDLLHIVVVHGSILEADAQAVVNAANSRGIMGGGVAGVIKRAAGPEVEAEARRLAPIPVGSAVLTTGGKTKFQGIIHAPTMPEPAVRIPAENVAKATRAALKLADERGLATVAIPGMGTGVGGVAHEEAASLMLKEIKAFKARNLRSVLLVTWIRGW